The Streptomyces sp. NBC_01275 genome has a segment encoding these proteins:
- a CDS encoding LacI family DNA-binding transcriptional regulator: protein MGRSGRVTLSDVAKASGVSRATVSFVLNDDPRQTISTATRERVMEAAQDLGYVPHGIARALREGSSRIVVLYVDRGMEGNFSRSYVRGLDEELAEHDHVLLVRHGYAAPETTQKILDAIVPRAVLRLGEVYMRGHEPDEQDWENGFAANAALQIGYLAERGHTRIAMALPDHDFPLTEARLGFAQEAARRLGLPPLERFVVPRPRAAGTAAVEAFRAAHSEVTALAAFDDDIALRSLTALKDLGLRVPEDMAVIGFDETEYGSLSSPALSTVHIDAEILGRLAARGALGIDLGGLAPVLGRIVVRASA from the coding sequence ATGGGCCGTTCTGGCCGCGTGACGTTGAGCGACGTGGCCAAGGCGTCCGGAGTGTCGCGGGCGACGGTGAGCTTCGTGCTGAACGACGACCCACGGCAGACCATCTCCACGGCCACCCGGGAGCGGGTGATGGAGGCCGCCCAGGACCTGGGATACGTCCCGCACGGCATCGCCCGCGCCCTGCGCGAGGGCTCGTCGCGCATCGTCGTGCTCTATGTCGACCGGGGTATGGAGGGCAACTTCTCCCGAAGCTATGTCCGGGGCCTGGACGAGGAACTGGCCGAACACGACCACGTCCTTCTCGTCCGGCACGGGTACGCGGCACCCGAGACCACGCAGAAGATCCTCGACGCCATCGTGCCGCGCGCGGTGCTCAGGCTGGGCGAGGTCTACATGCGGGGACACGAGCCGGACGAGCAGGACTGGGAGAACGGGTTCGCCGCCAATGCCGCGCTGCAGATCGGCTACCTCGCCGAACGGGGACACACCCGGATCGCGATGGCCCTGCCCGACCACGACTTCCCGCTGACCGAGGCCCGGCTCGGATTCGCCCAGGAGGCCGCCCGGCGGCTGGGACTACCGCCCCTGGAGCGGTTCGTCGTGCCGAGGCCCCGGGCGGCCGGCACCGCCGCGGTCGAGGCGTTCCGGGCGGCTCACTCGGAGGTGACCGCTCTGGCCGCCTTCGACGACGACATCGCGCTGCGCAGCCTCACGGCCCTGAAGGATCTGGGGCTGCGGGTGCCCGAGGACATGGCCGTGATCGGCTTCGACGAGACCGAGTACGGCTCCCTGTCCTCGCCCGCGCTCAGCACCGTCCACATCGACGCGGAGATTCTGGGGCGGCTCGCCGCCCGGGGCGCCCTCGGCATCGACCTGGGCGGCCTGGCCCCGGTGCTCGGCAGGATCGTGGTCCGCGCGTCGGCGTGA
- a CDS encoding MarR family winged helix-turn-helix transcriptional regulator: MSSVTGGAVPAWQDALPHALWRAQQAVHRRLQTALDGLDVTPTQLGLAVHLDELGAMSASDLARLFRLTPQSVTTALAQLERLGWIRRLPHPVHKRIILNELTETGLTGVADGRARVTEIDRFFAEILGDDGRGEAVAWLQKLTVALEGEDPPPAGTWPVNRGAS, from the coding sequence ATGTCATCGGTGACAGGTGGGGCGGTACCCGCGTGGCAGGACGCATTGCCTCATGCGCTCTGGCGCGCCCAGCAGGCCGTGCACCGCCGCCTGCAGACCGCACTCGACGGTCTGGACGTCACCCCGACCCAGCTCGGACTCGCCGTCCACCTCGACGAACTCGGCGCGATGTCGGCCTCGGACCTGGCCCGCCTCTTCCGCCTCACACCGCAGAGCGTGACGACGGCGCTCGCCCAGCTGGAGCGCCTCGGCTGGATCCGGCGACTGCCGCATCCCGTGCACAAACGCATCATCCTCAACGAGCTCACGGAGACCGGCCTCACGGGCGTCGCCGACGGCCGCGCGCGTGTCACCGAGATCGACCGTTTCTTCGCCGAGATCCTCGGCGACGACGGGAGGGGCGAGGCCGTGGCCTGGCTGCAGAAACTGACCGTCGCACTGGAAGGGGAGGACCCTCCGCCCGCGGGCACATGGCCGGTGAACCGTGGCGCGTCGTGA
- a CDS encoding aminomethyl transferase family protein — MPSLEEEISNAGGALSLLRQGRSGAYPFPIKAEYSNWRDEQEAWRGSAALMDLSHHMPDLVVQGPDTYSLLEHLGANSFQGFGPGSAKQLITVRPDGYMIGDCILFCVGDRNVRVVGRPPALNWVQFHAETGDWDVTVRRDERTVNNPKGRELFRFQLQGPHAAAIFEKVNGGPMPDIPFFHMGGFKVGAYEVTALNHRMSGFPGYEFTGPFANSEAVRDVIVEAGAEYGLRLVGARAYASVATESGWIANTLPATYTGEDMKAFREWMPARSFEGSLALGGSHVADRIEDYYLTPWDLGYGHILKFDHDFVGRAGLEAIKDQPHRRKAWVLWDREDVTKIFASMHEPGDQRFKYLEMPAAFYTACQFDRVEKDGELVGSAMLTAYSSNVRGWISLGTIDPAAAVGDQVEIVWGEPNGGSPNPAVERHTQTRVRGTVMSRPFPNKL, encoded by the coding sequence ATGCCCAGTCTGGAAGAAGAGATCAGCAACGCTGGAGGGGCGCTCAGCCTGCTCCGTCAGGGGCGCTCCGGTGCGTACCCGTTCCCGATCAAGGCCGAGTACAGCAACTGGCGCGACGAGCAGGAGGCGTGGCGGGGCAGCGCCGCGCTGATGGACCTGTCGCACCACATGCCGGATCTCGTCGTGCAGGGACCCGACACGTACAGCCTGCTGGAACACCTCGGGGCCAACAGCTTCCAGGGCTTCGGCCCGGGCAGCGCCAAGCAGCTCATCACCGTCCGCCCGGACGGCTACATGATCGGCGACTGCATCCTGTTCTGCGTCGGCGATCGCAACGTCCGCGTCGTCGGCCGCCCGCCGGCCCTCAACTGGGTCCAGTTCCACGCGGAGACCGGCGACTGGGACGTGACCGTGCGGCGGGACGAACGTACCGTGAACAACCCGAAGGGCCGGGAGCTGTTCCGGTTCCAGTTGCAGGGCCCACACGCCGCGGCGATCTTCGAGAAGGTCAACGGCGGCCCGATGCCCGACATCCCGTTCTTCCACATGGGAGGCTTCAAGGTCGGCGCCTACGAGGTCACCGCGCTCAACCACCGGATGTCCGGCTTCCCCGGTTACGAGTTCACCGGGCCGTTCGCGAACTCCGAAGCCGTGCGCGACGTCATCGTGGAGGCCGGCGCCGAGTACGGCCTGCGCCTCGTGGGCGCCCGCGCCTACGCCTCGGTGGCCACCGAGTCCGGATGGATAGCGAACACGCTGCCCGCGACCTACACGGGCGAGGACATGAAGGCGTTCCGGGAGTGGATGCCGGCACGCTCGTTCGAGGGCAGCCTCGCTCTCGGCGGCAGTCATGTCGCCGACCGCATCGAGGACTACTACCTCACCCCCTGGGACCTCGGCTACGGCCACATCCTCAAGTTCGACCACGACTTCGTCGGGCGGGCGGGACTCGAGGCGATCAAGGACCAGCCGCACCGCCGCAAGGCCTGGGTGCTCTGGGACCGCGAGGACGTGACGAAGATCTTCGCCAGCATGCACGAGCCGGGCGACCAGCGCTTCAAGTACCTGGAGATGCCGGCCGCGTTCTACACCGCCTGCCAGTTCGACCGCGTCGAGAAGGACGGCGAACTCGTCGGCTCGGCCATGCTCACCGCGTACTCCTCGAACGTGCGCGGCTGGATCTCGCTCGGCACGATCGACCCGGCCGCCGCGGTGGGCGACCAGGTGGAGATCGTGTGGGGCGAACCGAACGGCGGCTCACCGAACCCGGCCGTGGAGCGCCACACCCAGACCCGTGTGCGCGGCACCGTCATGTCGCGGCCCTTCCCGAACAAGCTCTGA
- a CDS encoding chorismate-binding protein has translation MHLPPPTALLGGHLATGLVDVASDPSALESKGFWAVAADFEGRLTCARFRDVRRTEQRDLPAAPWHGPRADAWSTSLDRRAYQNGVTRIREHIAAGAVYQANLCRVLFAPVETGADVGALAGSLARHNPAPYAGFVRLPRHGVEVATASPELFLRRDGGEVTSGPIKGTGRTEADLLEKDHAENVMIVDLVRNDLGRVCVPGSVTVPDLCAVEKHPGLVHLVSTVRGRLRDGLGWPELLAATFPPGSVTGAPKESALKIIETLETSPRGPYCGGIGWVDADRGRGELAVGIRTFWIDSAEGLLKFGTGAGITWGSDPEREWLETELKASRLLAIASADSGGRLGWTRAAH, from the coding sequence ATGCACCTGCCCCCTCCCACGGCCCTGCTCGGCGGACATCTCGCCACCGGTCTCGTCGACGTCGCCAGCGATCCCTCGGCCCTCGAATCCAAGGGCTTCTGGGCCGTGGCAGCCGACTTCGAGGGCCGGCTGACATGCGCCCGCTTCCGCGACGTACGGCGGACCGAGCAGCGTGACCTTCCCGCGGCGCCGTGGCACGGACCGCGCGCCGACGCCTGGTCCACCTCGCTCGACCGCCGCGCCTACCAGAACGGCGTGACACGCATCCGCGAACACATCGCGGCCGGCGCGGTCTACCAGGCCAACCTGTGCCGGGTGCTGTTCGCTCCCGTGGAGACGGGCGCCGACGTCGGGGCGCTGGCCGGCTCGCTGGCACGGCACAACCCGGCGCCGTACGCAGGCTTCGTCCGCCTCCCGCGGCACGGCGTGGAGGTCGCCACCGCCTCCCCGGAGCTCTTTCTCCGTCGCGACGGAGGCGAGGTCACCTCGGGGCCCATCAAGGGAACCGGCCGCACCGAGGCGGATCTGCTGGAGAAGGACCACGCGGAGAACGTGATGATCGTGGACCTGGTCCGCAACGACCTCGGCCGCGTCTGCGTCCCCGGCTCCGTGACCGTGCCGGACCTGTGCGCCGTCGAGAAGCATCCGGGACTCGTCCATCTCGTGTCCACGGTGCGGGGGCGACTGCGCGACGGGCTGGGCTGGCCCGAACTGCTGGCGGCGACGTTCCCGCCCGGTTCGGTCACCGGGGCGCCCAAGGAGAGCGCCCTGAAGATCATCGAAACCTTGGAGACGTCCCCACGGGGCCCCTACTGCGGTGGCATCGGCTGGGTCGACGCCGACCGCGGCCGCGGTGAACTGGCGGTCGGCATCCGCACCTTCTGGATCGACAGCGCCGAGGGACTCCTGAAGTTCGGCACGGGAGCCGGCATCACCTGGGGCTCGGATCCCGAGCGGGAGTGGCTGGAAACCGAACTGAAAGCGAGCCGACTGCTGGCCATAGCGTCGGCGGACAGCGGGGGCCGCCTCGGCTGGACGCGGGCCGCGCACTGA
- the purU gene encoding formyltetrahydrofolate deformylase, translated as MTLMQDAPARTAPGKALAPQASLIVQGADATGIVAAVTSVLSGHGANIVSLDQYSDNPQGGAFFQRTVFGLDGLRAALPALQADLDEHLVGAFGLTYTLRDLSVPKRVAIFASKSDHCLLDLLWRHRQGQLPVTVAMVISNHPDVAEEVRSFGIPFFHVPCQGADKSAAEAEHLRLLQGNVDLVVLARYMQILSGDFIHAVGAPIINIHHSFLPAFIGAGPYAKAKERGVKLVGATAHYVTENLDEGPIIEQDVVRVTHAHTAADLTRRGADVERAVLSRAVLWHAEDRVIRNGNHTIVFA; from the coding sequence ATGACCCTCATGCAAGACGCCCCGGCCCGCACCGCTCCGGGCAAGGCGCTCGCCCCGCAGGCCTCGCTCATCGTGCAGGGCGCCGATGCCACGGGCATCGTCGCCGCCGTGACGTCGGTCCTCAGCGGCCACGGCGCGAACATCGTCTCCCTCGACCAGTACTCCGACAACCCGCAGGGCGGCGCCTTCTTCCAGCGCACCGTCTTCGGCCTCGACGGCCTCCGGGCCGCGCTGCCCGCCCTGCAGGCCGACCTGGACGAACACCTGGTGGGCGCCTTCGGGCTGACGTACACCCTGCGCGATCTGTCTGTCCCCAAGCGGGTCGCGATCTTCGCCTCCAAGTCCGACCACTGCCTGCTCGACCTGCTCTGGCGTCATCGGCAGGGCCAACTCCCGGTCACCGTCGCCATGGTGATCTCCAACCACCCCGATGTGGCCGAGGAGGTACGGAGCTTCGGCATCCCCTTCTTCCACGTCCCCTGCCAGGGCGCGGACAAGTCCGCCGCCGAGGCGGAACACCTCCGACTGCTTCAGGGCAACGTCGACCTCGTCGTCCTGGCCCGGTACATGCAGATCCTCTCCGGCGACTTCATCCATGCCGTCGGTGCGCCGATCATCAACATCCACCACTCCTTCCTGCCCGCCTTCATCGGCGCCGGACCGTACGCCAAGGCCAAGGAACGGGGCGTGAAGCTGGTGGGAGCCACCGCCCACTACGTCACCGAGAACCTCGACGAGGGCCCGATCATCGAGCAGGACGTCGTCCGCGTCACCCACGCCCACACGGCGGCCGACCTCACCCGCCGGGGCGCCGACGTGGAACGCGCGGTGCTCTCCCGCGCCGTGCTGTGGCACGCCGAGGACCGGGTGATCCGCAACGGCAACCACACCATCGTCTTCGCCTGA
- a CDS encoding helix-turn-helix domain-containing protein yields MTLRELGVGDTVGILEQPWVHPVRTSRGLGWEGLYLSVQAERPYREAFDGAPSHLLILHLDGPVTVRRGRRRLTDEQAVPPGGLFLHPADTELDVELGGPLCTIHLYLSDEALQRAAGGDRPVRLAEEFGVTDPLLGQLVLALDEAVRDWEPAGRTYVDQLGATVAAQLARRHSVRVQDPGQAHRLASLTDRQFATVRELMDVRLAEPLPLEDLAGSVGLSVSRFARLFKARTGLPPHRYLMRMRVERAARLLRTSRTPIADIAAMCGFSHQEHLTRVLRAHMGMTPAALRRSG; encoded by the coding sequence ATGACGCTGCGCGAGTTGGGGGTCGGGGACACCGTCGGGATCCTCGAACAGCCGTGGGTGCATCCGGTCCGGACGAGCCGGGGGCTCGGCTGGGAAGGGCTGTATCTCTCCGTCCAGGCCGAGCGGCCGTACCGGGAAGCCTTCGACGGCGCGCCCAGCCACCTGCTGATCCTGCATCTGGACGGCCCCGTCACCGTACGCCGTGGTCGTCGGAGGCTCACGGACGAGCAGGCAGTCCCGCCCGGCGGTCTGTTCCTGCACCCCGCGGACACCGAGCTGGACGTCGAGCTCGGCGGCCCGCTGTGCACGATCCACTTGTATCTCTCCGACGAGGCCCTGCAACGCGCCGCGGGCGGCGACCGGCCGGTGCGGCTCGCCGAGGAGTTCGGCGTCACCGACCCTCTGCTGGGACAACTGGTCCTGGCCCTCGACGAAGCCGTGCGCGACTGGGAGCCGGCCGGCCGTACCTACGTCGACCAGCTCGGCGCCACCGTCGCCGCGCAACTGGCCCGACGCCACAGCGTCCGGGTGCAGGACCCCGGTCAGGCCCACCGCCTCGCGTCCCTCACGGACCGGCAGTTCGCCACCGTGCGCGAGCTGATGGACGTCCGGCTCGCCGAACCGCTCCCCCTGGAGGATCTGGCGGGCAGCGTCGGGCTGAGCGTCAGCCGGTTCGCGCGGTTGTTCAAGGCCCGCACCGGCCTGCCTCCCCACCGCTACCTGATGCGGATGCGTGTGGAGCGGGCCGCGCGGCTGCTGCGCACCTCCCGGACTCCGATCGCCGACATCGCGGCCATGTGCGGCTTCTCCCACCAGGAACACCTCACGCGGGTCCTCCGCGCACACATGGGCATGACCCCCGCCGCGCTGCGCCGATCGGGCTGA
- a CDS encoding methylenetetrahydrofolate reductase yields MNPASTVRTAVGTSLLEDFSLEMTGKDVPKLEEARDSIPQGTRINVTFLGNEDLEMRLSAARAVKRLGFVPVPHISARRLGSRADFERFLAGLHADGTSDDVFLVGGDPAHPEGPYEDALSLIDTGLLQEYGVRHVGVTGYPEGHPAIDGDVLWSALQDKHAALAARPLEGGVITQFGFDVDPVLAWVEEVRRRGIGLPVRIGVPGPAGVRRLMAYASRFGVGTSASVVRKYGLSLTNLMGTAGPDRFLRDLAMAYDPGRHGELKIHFYTFGGLRATSEWAARFRKDSLA; encoded by the coding sequence ATGAACCCCGCGAGCACGGTACGAACAGCGGTCGGCACGTCACTACTCGAGGACTTCTCCCTGGAGATGACAGGGAAGGACGTCCCGAAGCTGGAGGAGGCCCGCGACAGCATCCCCCAGGGCACCAGGATCAATGTCACCTTCCTCGGCAACGAGGACCTGGAGATGCGCCTGTCGGCGGCCCGGGCGGTGAAGCGACTCGGTTTCGTGCCCGTACCGCACATATCCGCCCGCCGTCTCGGGTCGCGTGCGGACTTCGAGCGGTTCCTGGCCGGCCTGCACGCCGACGGCACCTCCGACGACGTGTTCCTCGTCGGCGGAGACCCGGCACACCCCGAGGGCCCCTACGAGGATGCGCTGTCGCTGATCGACACGGGGCTGTTGCAGGAGTACGGCGTCCGGCACGTCGGCGTCACCGGCTACCCGGAGGGCCATCCCGCGATCGACGGCGATGTGCTGTGGTCCGCGTTGCAGGACAAGCACGCGGCGCTCGCCGCCCGGCCCCTGGAGGGCGGCGTCATCACACAGTTCGGGTTCGATGTCGATCCGGTGCTCGCGTGGGTGGAGGAGGTACGGCGCCGGGGCATCGGGCTCCCGGTCAGGATCGGGGTGCCCGGTCCGGCCGGAGTGCGCCGGCTCATGGCGTACGCGTCCCGCTTCGGCGTCGGCACCAGCGCGTCCGTCGTCAGGAAGTACGGGCTCTCGCTGACCAACCTCATGGGCACCGCGGGTCCCGACCGCTTCCTGCGTGACCTCGCCATGGCGTACGACCCCGGCCGCCATGGCGAGTTGAAGATCCACTTCTATACGTTCGGCGGGCTCAGGGCCACCTCGGAGTGGGCCGCCCGCTTTCGGAAGGACAGCCTGGCATGA
- a CDS encoding aminomethyl transferase family protein: MTIPSLQDGIDKAGSPINLLWQPNAEPWTPEVVAREYAGWRQEQAAWHEGVALLNLSHHMYDLWIEGPDATRVLADHGANNFEKFAIGQAKQYVPVTRNGHLVTDGILAREGENRYLLSGIPAAQHWVRYHAEKGGYDVGFVTDPSSAFRPGGGDPKLFRYQIQGPLATELVERAFGGPLPETKFFHSSPVTLDGRPLRALRHGMAGQAGFEFIGSWEHAAYVHEALLKAGEPLGLIQVGALAYATPSVESGWIPSPVPGIYTDPDLLEYRRYLPLFGIEGKRPLNGSHFSEDIADYYVSPYELGYGKLIHFAHDFVGRDALLKAKDGPLRTKVTLVLDADDVRTVIGQGKDPGFVLSYARHRVESASGLVGVTMQSASIDPVGTVLAQTLIDAEQAVPGTEVTVVWGEHPGSGTDPEADLGFPRIRATVQPSPFNQHARTLYRRNR; this comes from the coding sequence GTGACCATCCCCTCCCTTCAGGACGGTATCGACAAGGCCGGATCGCCGATCAACCTGCTGTGGCAGCCGAACGCCGAGCCGTGGACGCCCGAGGTGGTGGCTCGTGAGTACGCGGGCTGGCGTCAGGAGCAGGCGGCGTGGCACGAGGGCGTGGCCCTGCTCAACCTCTCGCACCACATGTACGACCTGTGGATCGAGGGCCCGGACGCCACCCGGGTGCTGGCCGACCACGGCGCCAACAACTTCGAGAAGTTCGCGATCGGGCAGGCCAAGCAGTACGTGCCGGTCACCCGGAACGGCCACCTCGTCACCGACGGGATCCTCGCCCGCGAGGGCGAGAACAGGTACCTGCTCAGCGGGATCCCGGCCGCGCAGCACTGGGTGCGGTACCACGCGGAGAAGGGCGGCTACGACGTCGGCTTCGTCACCGACCCGTCCTCCGCCTTCCGCCCGGGCGGCGGTGACCCCAAGCTGTTCCGATACCAGATCCAGGGCCCGCTGGCGACGGAACTCGTCGAGCGGGCCTTCGGCGGACCGTTGCCGGAGACCAAGTTCTTCCACTCGAGCCCGGTCACCCTCGACGGCCGCCCCCTGCGCGCCCTGCGCCACGGCATGGCCGGCCAGGCAGGCTTCGAGTTCATCGGCTCCTGGGAGCATGCCGCGTACGTCCACGAGGCGCTGCTGAAGGCGGGCGAGCCGCTCGGCCTCATCCAGGTGGGCGCCCTCGCGTACGCCACGCCCAGCGTGGAGAGCGGCTGGATCCCCTCGCCCGTACCCGGCATCTACACCGACCCGGACCTGCTGGAATACCGCAGGTACCTGCCCCTGTTCGGCATCGAGGGCAAGCGCCCGCTCAACGGCAGCCACTTCTCGGAGGACATCGCGGACTACTACGTCTCCCCGTACGAGCTGGGCTACGGCAAGTTGATCCACTTCGCGCATGACTTCGTGGGCCGGGACGCGCTGCTGAAGGCCAAGGACGGGCCGCTGCGCACCAAGGTCACCCTCGTCCTCGACGCGGACGACGTGCGCACCGTCATCGGACAGGGCAAGGACCCCGGCTTCGTCCTCTCCTATGCCCGGCACCGGGTGGAGAGCGCTTCCGGGCTGGTCGGCGTGACGATGCAGAGCGCGTCGATCGACCCGGTGGGGACCGTGCTGGCGCAGACGCTGATCGACGCCGAACAGGCCGTACCGGGCACCGAGGTGACGGTCGTCTGGGGCGAGCACCCCGGCTCCGGCACCGACCCGGAGGCCGACCTCGGCTTCCCCCGCATCCGTGCCACCGTCCAGCCCTCCCCGTTCAACCAGCACGCACGCACCCTCTACCGACGCAACCGCTGA
- a CDS encoding bifunctional 5,10-methylenetetrahydrofolate dehydrogenase/5,10-methenyltetrahydrofolate cyclohydrolase, whose product MTTTIDGAGIAQRIRARVAKEVATAAGSGRVPGLATVLVGDDPASAVYVAAKRRAVREAGMRDFHRHLPRHATQDEVAAVIDELAADPQVSGILLQLPLPRHLDAATLIDRIPVTKDVDGLTTASLGRLARGERGLRPCTPSGVVELLDAEGIPLRGAHVAVVGWGELVGKPLTQLLLRRGATLSVAHEHTTDLAAVTRPADIVVVATGVRGLVGPEHVAPGAVVIDVGIHRTPSGLAGDVRSDELDGIADRITPVPGGVGPMTIAMLMVNTLRAAQWRAEHEAAVA is encoded by the coding sequence ATGACAACCACGATCGACGGCGCCGGGATCGCCCAGCGGATCCGCGCCCGGGTCGCCAAGGAGGTCGCCACGGCTGCGGGTTCGGGACGAGTTCCCGGGCTGGCGACCGTCCTCGTCGGCGACGATCCGGCCAGCGCCGTGTACGTCGCCGCCAAACGACGCGCCGTCCGGGAGGCCGGCATGCGCGACTTCCACCGCCACCTGCCCCGGCACGCCACGCAGGACGAGGTGGCCGCGGTGATCGACGAGCTCGCCGCTGACCCGCAGGTCTCCGGCATCCTGCTCCAACTCCCGCTGCCCCGCCACCTGGACGCGGCCACCCTGATCGACCGCATCCCCGTCACCAAGGACGTCGACGGCCTCACCACCGCCAGCCTCGGTCGCCTCGCCCGGGGCGAGCGGGGGCTGCGCCCCTGCACGCCCAGCGGTGTCGTCGAACTGCTCGACGCGGAGGGCATTCCCCTCCGGGGCGCCCACGTCGCCGTCGTGGGCTGGGGTGAACTCGTCGGAAAACCCCTGACCCAGCTGCTGCTGCGGCGCGGGGCGACCCTGTCGGTCGCGCACGAACACACCACCGATCTCGCGGCGGTCACCCGGCCCGCCGACATCGTCGTGGTCGCCACCGGCGTGCGCGGGCTCGTCGGCCCCGAACACGTCGCTCCCGGCGCCGTCGTCATCGACGTCGGTATCCACCGCACGCCCTCGGGCCTGGCCGGCGACGTCCGCTCCGACGAACTCGACGGCATCGCCGACCGCATCACCCCCGTTCCCGGTGGGGTGGGCCCGATGACCATCGCCATGCTCATGGTCAACACGCTGCGTGCCGCCCAATGGCGTGCCGAACACGAGGCCGCCGTGGCGTAG